One stretch of Labrus bergylta chromosome 24, fLabBer1.1, whole genome shotgun sequence DNA includes these proteins:
- the LOC136178180 gene encoding neurofilament light polypeptide-like produces the protein MGSEFFRVIHDRQQKVCRMYIQPGHILRECLEFMCHKCGVQGHFARECSANLTKCTNCKKRESECENEEENRNEAEEEKEETRKSREETGEDENSEGEMEQSGESGGEQVSRVRAGDARAGWRRRTTEAAENERESERRRQNGRGRGPGG, from the exons ATGGGGAGTGAATTTTTCAGAGTAATACATGATCGACAACAGAAAGTTTGCAGGATGTACATTCAGCCGGGACACATCCTGCGAGAGTGTCTGGAGTTTATGTGTCACAAATGTGGGGTGCAGGGACACTTTGCGCGAGAGTGCAGCGCAAACCTCACAAAATGCACGAactgtaaaaaaagagaaagtgagtgCGAAAACGAAGAGGAGAACAGGAAcgaggcggaggaggagaaggaggagaccAGAAAAAGCAGGGAGGAGACCGGAGAGGACGAGAACAGCGAAggagaaatggagcagagcggagagagCGGAGGAGAGCAGGTGTCGAGAGTGCGAGCTGGAGACGCCCgagcaggctggaggaggaggacaacagAAGCAGCGGAAAACGAGCGAGAGAGCGAAAGAAGGAGACAGAACGGACGAGGCAGAGGACCCGGGG GTTGA